TGATTCCAAATAACGATCACATTATTATTACGTtacaatgataaataaattattatttttagtttatcATCATAGTCTTTACCTCAATAGACACATTTTCGAATGTAGGAtgttaaatttaaaattgacataagATAATTATAGTATTAAttctaacattttttttattcttctcaatAGATTGCTTTTTCTATCTTCAAATATATTGATCTATTTATATTGTATATAaagtataataattatttggttaATTGATCACATTTAAGATTAGATGTTTAGAAAAAATTCTAATATATCTTTAAAGACCAATAGAtgatgaaattaaatttgaaatcaagagaaaaattaagaaaatgtagaACACTACAGTGCATGAACTTTCACTTTGTACAGTGACAAAACATAAGGTGAGACCAAGTgagatacttatatatataagtCTCATTCAACTTAGcccattataattttttttattaactcACTTTGTCGTTTGTTTTTACTCCACTAACTTTGCAGTGTAACTCATTGAAGTATTAACTTTTTACTTTTTTAGCACATAGTGGCCTCCACTCTCACCGAATTCAATCTTTAGAAATCGGTATTAGTAGTTTATAGGTAATAGacaattatttagtttttattttcttccatttgattaattgtgtaattttttatgttctacctaattcatttttagaatttttattaaatttttataatcatGATTAGAAGTGTTGCACACAtacaatataaaattaatatattttaaaatgttaatattGAAGTGTCGAATAAATgtattaaatcattaattaaaaAGTTTTAGCAAAACAATATACATCATAATTCAGATTTAaagattaatataaaaataaagaattgCGATGAATATCTTATAAAATAAATGGTGTTAGCCCAAAAggattaaatatgattattgtaaatgaatttttcttaattaattagaaaattttcaGCAAATGTGCTGAATTAATTAGAATGTTTTCAATATAGTATGCcgataaatttttttcatatgAGTTAGTGATTGAGTCtttatgaacatttaaaaaaaatgtgtcTTTAGTTATAGTAACGGTGtctcataatttaaaatattaaatgaaacaaattatcaagataaaaaattaattaagaaattcaAGAATATGTGATTACTCAATTAGTTTAATTGACACGCTCTTTAGTTTGTTGATTTAATAGATGTTAAATCCACAATCACTGAGTTTGACAAGGATTTTTTAGACTAAaatacaattataataaattacttgattgtatatgtaataaaattttgtatatttcatatatgtttgatttatttcatttataaggttgaaattttatatattatgatataagatttgtgatacatcttaacatcgataaattcactaaaaatttatatattaattttcgaTACCATATAATTCTGGTTTCGCCCAGACTTTTTGAATTCGTTTGTTGGAATTTATTGTTCCTCATTTTACCAAGACTCATAATATGTCAAACATGAAagtgaatattaatttaaagagatgataatatttatatattgtaataaatatatttactcCTCGCGATACTGATAAAACTAACTTACAAATAATATGTTGATGAACATATTGTCAGAAATCCAAAAATACAACTCAAATGTCAACTTTGACACTCACTTTTGAGTGATTGCCAAAAAATCTCAACAATCcacaatttttggacaagataataacatcacaattttgaaatcaaaatgatattttctattttatatcaagaattcatgattgaaaatcaataatattatatatagatatttaatataaactcgTGCGAGCTCATTTAGGCCCACCTTTAAATTAGTCGACAAAATTTCAACCCAACTCACTCAAACTGTTTGGCGGTGCAGGCCAAACCGACAGACTCAACCCAAATTGACGGCTCAAATCACAACGATCTTTTAccgtattttatttaaataatttataaatataaatcgcaaaaaaatttcggttgcaaaaaattttaatttaaacacataaattcTACAAACTGTCACATGAggacatgaaaaaaaaaataataagacaccaaagaaaattcacaattCGATAATTAGTTATTTctaaacataaattaattaatttaatttacacaatgaaaagataaataaaaaatctaaatcattgaattaaaaataacatattataatgtgggtagacataaaaaaaactaaatactaatttacataatgaaaagatatcattggataaaaataacatattataatgtgagtagacataaaaaattaaatactaataatcacatatatttaaaatataaataaggaGAAAGAAAAGATACATTTAAAGTAAGCAATTAATGTAAAACAAACAATTAATAAAGAGATAAATGTAAATTCACATATAAactcacatatttatatataataatagaaattttataatattatatatatatagatatttaatataaactcgTGCGAGCTCATTCAGGCTCACCTTTAAATGAGTCGACAAATTTCAACATAACTCACTTAAACTGTTTGGCGGTGCATGCCAATCCGACAGATACAACCGAAATTGACGGCTCAAATCACAACGATCTTTTATcgtgttttatttaaataatttataaatataagccgcaaaaaaattttggttgtaaaaaactttaatttaaacacataaattcTAGTAAATTGTCACATGAGGACATGAAAAAAATAAGACACCAAATAAAATTCACAATTCGATAATGAGTTAtttctaaaatttaattaatttaatttacataatgaaaagataaataaaaaatctaaatcattggattaaaaataacatattataaggTGGGTAGGCATAATAAAACCAAATACTAATTTAcataatgaaaaaatatcattggataaaaataacatattataatgtgtgtagacataaaaaattaaatactaataatcacacatatttaaaatatgataaggAGAAAGAAAAGATACATTTAAAGTAAGCAATTAATGTAAAGCAAATAATTATAAAGAGATAGATGTAAAAATTCACATATAAAGTCACATATTTATATGTATAATAGAAAATCGATAAtattagatatatatatttaatataaactcgTGCGAGCTCATTTAGACTCACCTTTAAATGAGTCGACAAAATTTGAACATAACTCACTTAAACAATTTGGCGGTGCAGGCCAACTCGACATACCCAACCCAAATTGATGGCTCAAATCACAAACGATCTTTTACcgtgttttatttaaataatttataaaaactAAATCGCAAAAAATTTCGGTTGCAAAAAACTTTAATTTATACACATAAATTCTAGTAAACTGTCACATGatgacataaaaaaaattaataagacaccaaagaaaattcacaattCGATAATGAGTTATTTctaaacttaatttatataatgaatagataaataaaaaatctaaatcattggattaaaaataacatattataatgtggatatgcataaaaaaacaaatactaatttatataatgaaaatatatcattggataaaaataacatattataatgtgggtagacataaaaaattaaatactacTAATCAcacttatttaaaatataaataaggaGAAAGAAAAGATACATTAAAGTAAGCAATTAATAAGATATAatagatttaaaatataaataaagagAAAAAAAGACATATTAAAGTAAGCAATTAATATAAAGTAAACAATTAATAAGGATATAAATGAAAATTCACATATaaagtcatatatatatatatatatataacagatatattattttattaaatttgacaCACTTAGAATAACTAATTTTGGtttcatggtctgttttaataattatatatattaataaaatattaaaattttaatataagttatatgtagttcaaCGGATATAGTCATTGTTTGTTGGAGTTTAGGTTATAAGTTCAATTCTTATTGAGGTCATTTTTTATTctcttatttttcaatttattttttaatttatatatcaaaatacaGTGTAGTCCTTCATTAatcttataattataatttgatccccatttaaatataaatcaaattaattacaaaaaatattatacaacgCGTGCGTCGGTgtactagtatatatatatatatatacctatgTTCTATTGTAAAAAAGGCATTGGCAAAGTTTTGTATCAGAAGCATCATCCATTTGTATATTCGGAATCTGAACGAATGATCGACTAATTAAGTCGACCATTGAAATTGCTAGCAAGAATATGATCACATGCATCGACAAGTTATCAATGGAATTTTCCTCAAATTGGTATTGGACAATTTTGGAAATTGCgatgaatatatttttaatgaggATATAAATACTTCATACGAGAAAACTCACAATCAATTGTTTTCAACTACTATACATTTCAATTCAATGAATTTACGTATGTCTAGCTAtttctattattttattttattttagattcttatatttataaaatattcggtttttatttttattttttttaaaaaaaattgcaagcCAGCGGGCTCTCTGCAAAATGGCAAGGCAGGGCaataaaaaattttcataaatctattctattttatcaAGGTTGAACACATGATAATAACTAACTAGGAGGACACCaaatttttcttccaattttacctttatatgatactaatattacacttttattttttgttattttgtttttgtttttaaatttcaacacatacttttatttttatttttattttttttatttcaacaattcaaatatcaatttactcactccataaattattaaattacactttagtccatcgataatgataaaaaaatttgtacacaCGTATTGTGTGTGCATAATAACtagtttattattataaatgtcCACCTCTTATACTGGCGgggctttatttttatttttttaaatatatatatatatatatatatataatataaatatatatatatatatatatagcatgcCTTGAATAATGGTGACTTACTTTGTTTTGATAAAATCCTACTATGCACGTTACTTTGATaaatacattaaaaaaaattacttcaaACAGTAAAAAAAAACCATAAAACAATAATAGTTTACAACAACTTACATCGAAATAAAATTATTCCTTAACAAATTAAAATTTCACAGTTCTAATATAGTATTATTCAtatttcataacataaatcaagacaaaaacttgtgtgagacggtctcgcaggtcatattttgtgaaacaaatctcttatttgggtatccatgaaaaattattaatttttatgctaagagtattactttttattgtgaatatcggtagggttgatatgtctcacagataaagattcgtgagactgtgtCATAAGAGACATCCTCATAAATCAAACTCATTACAAGAAAATTGATTACAatccattttttaataaataaaataatataaaacaaaatGACACTAATTAATATCAAGAATCAACATTTAATTAGTCAATAGTCTAGTAATCTTGTTGATTTAAATTTAAGTTTGAGCCAAAAATAGTTCATCAATTTTTAAATTCTGAATCTTTAATTGGGTAACATCCAAAAGAAGTcgaatcataaaaaaaaaaaaattttgaattattatCCAATGTGAAAAAGAGAAAATTCAGAAACCGACCCCCACCTTCCTTCTCTCTCATGTAGTTACAGAAGAGACGAaatttgacttatatttttttaatggtgATTAGATTCCGAAATATATGCAGCTAATTGAAAAAGGTTTATGAAAGAGACACTGAATCTTGGATAATTCAACCTCAAAATCTCACAAAGTGTGCTATTATTCTGACCAAATCACGTGAGAAAGTGGTGTAAGATATCCGCTGTCAATCGAGGTTTTTACATTAACTGGTTGGTGAGATTACACCATCACCTCCAACAAATTAGGACCCACCTAAATATACTTTTAGTATGAATAATGACATTCAGTTACATGTAATACATAGTTCACTCAAGTTTAAACAAGCCCCATTATTTCAACTTGGCGCGGAGACTTATTTATCGATTGCTTACTCATCTTTGTTTTATATAATGTTTAGCtcaaattatataaatgattgaTATCGTGTATCGATATTTTATATCGATTTATCATCTTTATATTATGCATTCTTAATCATTTCACGAATGAAAGATGGATAAAAGTGATACTTAGAAGTCTGGTGAAATCTTATTTTGCATTTCTGAGCTCAAAATACCATCTCATCAACTTCCATAGAATACAATGATGCCTAGCTAATTGCGCTGTAATCAATGGGACAGCGTTACAGATTTCAATAAAATGGCAATGGCGTAAAAACTAACTCTCCGAACAAACCAACAAACTcgagaaattaataaaaagaaaaaatgcgGTGAGGGTTGTTTGGGTTACAGATGCTGTCCTAAACAAAGAATCAAGACAAAACTCAAAAGTGTACAAAACAGAAGATGATGTACTAAATGTTAACACACTAGTCAAGGGGAAATTAATGGGAGGAGAGCAAATAAACAGGGGAAATAAAGCACCTACAACTGCAGGCTCAGGGGTTCCTTGGAGTAGCATTAAAGACACTGTTTTTACATCTTCTCTACTTCTACAACCCTACTACCATATTTCTTACCATCCGAAACAAACTACGACTCCGattttcttttttatatatataaagcaAGAAATGGAAAGTATTAAGGTagatttataggccaaaataaTGTCAAGTGCTCCATGATTTTGAATTCAAGAACATGGGTTTTGGTGGTTCTCAAGTTCTCCACCTGTTTTTGTTGATCTTCTTTTTATTTGTAACATCTTTCTATTGTACCCATAATTTGATTGCAAAGGCCTCATTCAATGCACAAGAGTACTACTTCAACAGTGAAGTGTATTATGGAGGAAATAATGGGGATGAATTTGCTGGAAAACAAGATAAAAATGGCTTGTTTTTGAAGAAGTTTAGAGTTCTGTTGGGACTTCCAAGCTTCCGATCTCACAAGTCAAGAAATGGGCAATTTGCATATCTTCCTCCATCATCATCACCCTCGCCAGCGCCCGCCTGGACTACAGCTCCGGTGGTGAACACTCACCGACACGCGCATCCGCCGCTGCCTTACCCCTCTTCGTCCTCGAGAGATCATAAAGAACAGAAAGAAGAAGGAGGAAAAGGCATGAAAGATAGAAGAATCTTGAGTGCAGTATTTGCGTCGGTTGGGGTTACCTCTATACTATGTGCAATTGGGCTCTTCTTTTGCTGCAGGAAATTCAAGAAACAACTAAAATGGAGGACCAAAAAATGCGTATCGATGCACACAAGTGAGCCAAGAAACAAAGGTAAATCAAAGTTTGCCACTTCCCAAAGCGCAGCGAAAAAGGTGAGTTCAGATCCAGGCCCTGACCTTTTTTACCTTGATTCATTAGAAACTGCACTAAACCAAAAACATGGTTGCATCAATCCGAATTTCGATCCCGGAAAAACGGCTTTTGCTCGAAACATGTCAAATTGTTCGCATGATGAGAGTGAAGAATCTGATAAGAAAGTTATGCATTCTGAATATGTTAGTGGTAGGCGTTGTTCAGTTGCGGAAATCACTACTGTGCATGAAATTTCTGAGTCGGTCGAGTATAAAAATGAGGACCGTCACTTTTCTTGTGGTGAAAGATTGATCACTGAAGAACAAATACATGAACTTGACGATAAGATTATCACTGAAGAATCTGATTCATCTGATGATGAATCTTTCCATTCTTTCTGCAATTCATGTTCGCCGCAAGTGAGGGATTCCAATGCATCAGCCGGTAGCATAGGCGAATTTTTTGAAGTTACTTCTCAAGATGACCAACATAAGGAATCACTCGGTTTTAAATCTTCAGAGATTTCGAACTCTAATCCCATTTTATCAGCCCCAGGTACTCCCCTGCCGCTGCTACCACCGCCACCGCCACCGCCACCTCCACCACCTTCAGTGCCATTCATGAACGTTTCTTCATCTCCTTCATCAAGAACCAAATCCAGCCTTAAACCGTCCACATTGGTGAATTTTTCGTATTCCAAAGCTCCGAAAACAAGTCCTTCCCCACCACTGCCACCATCCCTTTTGGAAGGAAACGTTAATAATCCTCTCAAAATTCCACCGCCTCCACCTTCCCAGCACAATCAACATATGCCATCAGGAAAAGATGGCTCGCCACTACCAAAGCTCAAACCACTCCATTGGGACAAAGTTAGAGCTACACCAGATAGATCAACAGTGTGGGACAAGCTTCGATCAAGCTCGTTTGAGTAAGAAACTACTCCAGACACTAAGTAAAAGTTCTATATAACTTCATTGATTTTGCTTAAGTTTATAATGATCATGAAACATGGCATAGATTTGATGAGGAAATGATCGAGTCTCTTTTCGGGTACAACCTCCAAAATACCATCAAGATGGATGAAGCAAAAAGCAAAACTCCATCACCGAGCAAGCATGTCCTTGATCCTAAAAGACTACATAACATAACCATACTTTCTAAAGCATTGAATGTCACTGGAGCACAAGTATGCCGGGCGCTAATCCGAGGTatgaaatttgaagtttttcCATGTGTGTATGAGCGAAAAACAAGAATACCATGTTTCCATttcttttcttaatttttttacaaataggGGATGGTCTGTCATTACAAGATTTAGAAGCACTCTCAAAGATGGTTCCCACCAAGGAAGAAGAGGCTAAGCTCTCAAACTACAGAGGAGATGTTCTTGAATTAGGATCAGCTGAGAAATTAGTGAAGGAGATGCTCAAGATACCATTTGCATTTGCAAGAATAGAGGCTATGCTATACCGAGAAACTTTTGAAGATGAGGTCTTTCATCTCATAAAATCTTTCTCAATGCTCGAGGTAATAATACAAAAGAACCAATCTTCCACATATTATTatcatctttatgaatttatgaattttgtttGATATTAGGAGGCGTGCAAGGAACTAAGATCAAGCCGACTCTTCCTAAAACTACTCGAGGCAGTTCTCAAAACAGGAAACAGAATGAATATTGGAACGACAAGAGGAGGCGCCAAAGCTTTCAAGCTCGACACCCTTCTTAAACTTGCTGATGTAAAGGGAACAGATGGAAAAACGACGCTCCTTCATTTTGTCGTCCAAGAAATCATGCGGTCAGAGGGCATACGAGTATCAGAAAGCATAATGGGCAGAATCAACATGAGAAGCAACACTTTAAACATTGAAGACAAGGAAGAAAACTACAGGAAAATGGGCTTAGACCTTGTCTCCGGTTTAAGCACTGAGCTATGCAATGTAAAAAAAACAGCAACAATAGACTTAGATGTTCTTGCAAGCTCGGTTACAAATTTATCCGAAGAAACGAGTAAGCTGCAACGTTTGGTTCAAAAGGACATGATAATGGAAGAAACAAAGGGTAACTTTGTTATTTCGATGAGATCATTCTTGAAGTATGCAGAAACGAAGGTGAAAGAACTGCAACAAGATGAGAACAGAGTCTTGTTAAATGTTAAAGAAATCACCGAATATTTTCATGGAAACGTAAGCAAAGACGAATCGAACCCACTTCATATTTTTGTAATTGTAAGAGACTTTTTGAGTATGTTAGATCATGTGTGCAAGGAACTGAGAATCTCGAAAACGCCTCGAAGTCCTAACCCTTTATCTGTATTCTGATAGAGTAGAAGAAGATTATGGCTTGATCTGCCATAGTTTCTCGTGTATTAATTTGTGCACCATATTCAAATGACAAGTGAGAGTTTCACACTCTTTCCATCAGCTGGAATGGATCATTAGCATCTTCAAAAATATGTATTTGAATTTTTGAACTTGAATGTATGGAATTCTCAGCCTTCATCATGCCACAAACACATCTTTTACGTGTTTAGAATAAATAACTTGCAACCAATTCCTTATGGTGACTTCGAAGCCGTGGTCGTTATCATTCGTTATGGTAAACCTCAATACTAATGTGATAGCGTGCAAATTAAGTAAATAACATTATGACAAACTTGTCTTGATAAGAAGAATCGAATTCATGACAATCGATCAAACTTGAATTCCAATATCCTGGACCACTAGCAACCAAATTTAGTTACCATAcacatttatttaattctagactGCAGAGCGATATTAATTGTTGCAGGGCATCACTGAGAGTTGAGAGGATTTAACCTGCTGGCAGTAAATACCTATTATTGGCTTGGTAGGAAAGCCGAATTTACTAGGCCCTGCCTGATATGGTGAAAATCAGCTCTATCATTTCTGGTCAGACACATTTTTTGGTATTAATAATTGGCCCCAACTTTTAGTCGGATGAGCTTTTTCTCTGGAAATTTGAGCTATTTCTTTGAGGTTTTGGATCTTAACTGAACGGATTtataacatataatataatgGCAATGTCtttgtttaaaaaattaatactgAGAATTTTAAGAGAGTATTTTAATAGTAATATGCATAAAAAGCAAGACTCTATGCTTATTAATGTCTTTTTCTATCTTTTTCGGTcatttcaaatatcaaaacttttTTTAGCTTTAACAAAAAAGCTTCTTAAAATCAAAGGGACTGTTgccaaataatataaaattcatatgACATATTcgtaaattgatttttttatacaGATATCTAACTGATCTGGTTGATgtaaaattattatttgttataCAAAAATATCGTTTTTCACTTTTAATATGAATCAAGTGTTAATAGTCTCACATGAAAAAACTGTAAGATCATCTGTACACGTGATTCTCCAAATAAAAGCATTATTACAGCAGTATCCTAATAAAAACTTCAGCTAACTTttgttttcaattttatttcatatttttaattattaaaacccAACACAGGAAacttgagaaataaaagcagaGGAGAACCATTGCAATGGCATGCACTCTTATACTGTCGTTTAAATGTACTCTTTAACACCCCCATTCCTTGCTTCGAACGTGTTTCATTGATTGCCTTTGAAATTTTTGTGCTGTTTGCATGGGAAATTCTCCTTCATACGCGCACTAACTctggctgctgctgctggctcAGGGATTCTCTGTTTCGCTACTTCCTCAAATTCTGGCGAGgctccttttttttttattccacTAGTTTAAATTTTGTCATGCTTATTAGTTAATGATGATGATATTCTTGGACTTTTACTGAGTTGGGCCTTAACCCTTCAATGGGCCTTCGATGTACAAATACTCTTAAAATGAATAATAAGAATATCACGTCGCCCTTacaaaatatgatttaaaaaaaaaaaaaggctaTGGTTAAAAATGAGGTCCTCTTCACATGAACCTGCCGGTCTTAAATTCAGCACGGTTTAGTATTAACAAATACTCCAAAATCCCGATCCGAAACAGCCATGGCGAGAGCAAACTCAGGCCTAGCGTACACGGAGAGATTCTATGCGGCGGCCACCTACGCTGGCTTTGCTGGATCACCCAACTCCGCCGTCGTCTCCAAGTTCTCTAATGACTCAGCTCTTCTCCTTTACGCCTTATATCAGCAGGTTTCACCGCATTACCGCCAATTCTATAAACGACTTGTTCATTTTTAGCCTGATCCACTCTTATTTCCTCGACAATGGTATTTCTGGTTTAGCTTAAAATTTGTTGGTCGTCCAAATTTAACATTGATCAAAACTCTTTAGCCCAGTCGTGCCTTTATTTGCCATAAAATGTCAACCCTTGTAAGTAAGTCATATTGAATCGATAAATTGACTTTCTTCTTGCTTATTTCACTTTACTTTTCCACACGGACTTGCTGTCTGTAATGTCAGCCATTGGGTTGATCAAGGTTTAATCACGTTGACTGTTGATGGTAGTTTATCTGATTTATTAGCCATATACAAATTTTTGGCATATATGACTGGAGCTTATAAAATAAGTTTGATCTGCATTCTCCTATTTGTGGAGTTCCTTTAGCTGTTCTTTCGCAAGACGAGAGTCGCTGGCTTTCGTGAACAATTATTTGTCTGCGTATTCGATCCTTTGTTGGATCATAATTGTGAATAATAATGTCAATTGGTGGTCTCAGGCAACTGTAGGACCTTGCAGCGTTCCTAAACCTAGAGGTTGGAGCCCCATTGAGCAAAGCAAAGGGACAAGGTCTCGGAGCTCAAACTCAATGATAATTACTCATATGCATCTGATAGCATTACTTCAACTGCTTGATTATTTTCAGAACAAAGTTTTTAGTATATTGTTTTGTAAGTAATCTAGAACACTGTTTGTGGAAGAGGAGAAGAGTTTTTGGAAGGAAATGTATCTAACAAATCATTAAACGACATACAGTCATTATTACTTAGCTTAAAGAAGATTATTACAGAGACTTTGACAACAGAATCAGAAAGTAATGATTGCTAATTGTGACTGGCACTCTATTGGTGAACATTTACATGAACAGATTGCacaaggtttcctcaaagttaaACTCTGGATGGAGTAGAATTGTGAGAAGATCCAATGAAACCTCTTCAAACATCTGATCTTAACATTGAAGTCTAACCTAGAATTTATTAATTGGGGAGTGATGTCTTGCGTTAGATTATCATGATCATGGTGGACCATTGTAATATGATGTTTACAATATTTACGTTTTCTATACATCCTTTGGCTGCTGCAAATTTTGTTAAATTTCCTTTTCTTATCATTTTTTGAAGCTGGAGCGGACTTGGAAACATGGCTTCTACAGAGGCAATGCGCCTCTTTGTTAAAATACTAGAGGTTAGTGCAAAGTCATATGTATACATATCACTGTGCATCTTGCAggtaacattttatttttactatttCTGGAGCAGGAAGAAGATCCAGGATGGTATTCAAGAGTGTCAAACTTTGTTTCAGAGCCTGTTGTGGATGTTGAAATTCAAGTGAGTTTCCATGATATGAATTTCTGCCATTCTTTGTTGTTGGAGTCTTCCGTCATTGCAATTTTGATCTTCAATTGCGCAATTAAATTATGTTGCAAAAACATTCTAGGAAATTTATGTATCGTGCAAGCATAAATGGCTTGTTTCACAGTTAAAATCTTAATGAAATAGCAACAAATGTGCAATATAAATATCCTGCAAAATGTGGGGTTTCTCAGTCTTCTTTGAGGAACGGAAATTTTATGTAGTTTCTTATCATTGTATGTCAATTAATTTCTTTTACATTTATaccttgaaaattttaaattcaagtTCTAAAATTCAGGTAATCTATCCTTTCTGTTTGGTACTCCATCTCTTGGCATCCTTGAATAACTCCTTCCTATCTGGCTCCACAGACG
This sequence is a window from Primulina tabacum isolate GXHZ01 chromosome 17, ASM2559414v2, whole genome shotgun sequence. Protein-coding genes within it:
- the LOC142531701 gene encoding formin-like protein 11 — its product is MGFGGSQVLHLFLLIFFLFVTSFYCTHNLIAKASFNAQEYYFNSEVYYGGNNGDEFAGKQDKNGLFLKKFRVLLGLPSFRSHKSRNGQFAYLPPSSSPSPAPAWTTAPVVNTHRHAHPPLPYPSSSSRDHKEQKEEGGKGMKDRRILSAVFASVGVTSILCAIGLFFCCRKFKKQLKWRTKKCVSMHTSEPRNKGKSKFATSQSAAKKVSSDPGPDLFYLDSLETALNQKHGCINPNFDPGKTAFARNMSNCSHDESEESDKKVMHSEYVSGRRCSVAEITTVHEISESVEYKNEDRHFSCGERLITEEQIHELDDKIITEESDSSDDESFHSFCNSCSPQVRDSNASAGSIGEFFEVTSQDDQHKESLGFKSSEISNSNPILSAPGTPLPLLPPPPPPPPPPPSVPFMNVSSSPSSRTKSSLKPSTLVNFSYSKAPKTSPSPPLPPSLLEGNVNNPLKIPPPPPSQHNQHMPSGKDGSPLPKLKPLHWDKVRATPDRSTVWDKLRSSSFEFDEEMIESLFGYNLQNTIKMDEAKSKTPSPSKHVLDPKRLHNITILSKALNVTGAQVCRALIRGDGLSLQDLEALSKMVPTKEEEAKLSNYRGDVLELGSAEKLVKEMLKIPFAFARIEAMLYRETFEDEVFHLIKSFSMLEEACKELRSSRLFLKLLEAVLKTGNRMNIGTTRGGAKAFKLDTLLKLADVKGTDGKTTLLHFVVQEIMRSEGIRVSESIMGRINMRSNTLNIEDKEENYRKMGLDLVSGLSTELCNVKKTATIDLDVLASSVTNLSEETSKLQRLVQKDMIMEETKGNFVISMRSFLKYAETKVKELQQDENRVLLNVKEITEYFHGNVSKDESNPLHIFVIVRDFLSMLDHVCKELRISKTPRSPNPLSVF